Below is a window of Pseudarthrobacter equi DNA.
CCGCCCGCGAACTCGGCGACTGCCTCATTGTCTGCCTCAACTCGGACAGCTCGGTCCGGCGGCTCAAGGGCGCGGAACGCCCCATCATCGGCCAGCAGGACCGGGCTGAACTCCTGCTGGCCATGGAGTGCGTGGACGCCGTGATGGTGTTCGACGAAGATACTCCGGAAGTTGCCCTGGACCGGCTTCGCCCTGACATCTGGGTCAAGGGCGGCGACTACAAAGGTTCCCGGTTGCCCGAAGCGGAGCTCGTGGAGAGCTGGGGCGGCAGGTGCGTCACTGTTCCCTACCACCCGGCACGGTCCACCACCGGCTTGGCCGATGCGCTCGCCAAGGTGAGCTGACTTTCCCTATCCACCCAAATGCCGCACCACACAGATCAATCGCACAACACCCCGACGATTTGATTCCCCATTGAAAGGAACACCATGACTGCAGATGCCAACAACCCCGGACGCGTACTGGTTACCGGAGGCGCCTCCGGACTGGGTGCCGCCGTCGTCGACGCCGTCCTGAAGGCAGGCGGAACGCCCGTGGTCCTGGACCGCGATATCAGCAGCGTGTCCGGCGTCAAGGCGTTCGAAGTGGACGTTGCGGACCGGCTGGCCGTGGAAGCGGCCGTGCGTGAAGCGGCCGAAACGGTGGGCGGCCTGGACGGCGTGGTGACCGCCGCCGGCATCGACCGCTGCGGCAAGCTCGCCGACGTGGACGCCACGGAGTGGGAGAAGGTCATCGGGGTGAACCTGATGGGCACCGTCTCCGTGGTGCGCGCCGCGCTGCCCTACCTGAAGGCCAACCACGGCCGCGTCATCACTGTCGCCTCCACGCTGGGCAAACGCGCCGTGGCCGATGCCACCGCCTACTGCGCCTCCAAATTCGGTGTGGTGGGTTTCAGCCACGCCCTCGCGGCGGAAACCGGAGGCGAGATCGGTGTCACCACCATCATCCCCGGCGGCATGAAGACCCGGTTCTTCGATGACCGCACGGAACAGTACAAGCCGCAGGACG
It encodes the following:
- a CDS encoding SDR family oxidoreductase gives rise to the protein MTADANNPGRVLVTGGASGLGAAVVDAVLKAGGTPVVLDRDISSVSGVKAFEVDVADRLAVEAAVREAAETVGGLDGVVTAAGIDRCGKLADVDATEWEKVIGVNLMGTVSVVRAALPYLKANHGRVITVASTLGKRAVADATAYCASKFGVVGFSHALAAETGGEIGVTTIIPGGMKTRFFDDRTEQYKPQDDSRLNDPANTAQAILFALNQPRGCEVREMLICHEEEGSWP